AACACCTCGGCATTTCACAGGGGAAGATGCGGGGCAGGACTCGCAAGCGAGATGTCGTCCGCGCCCGCCAGATCGCAATGTACTTCACCAAGAAGCACACGCAGCACTCGCTGAAAGACATCGGCCTCCACTTCGGCGGGCGGGATCATTCGACCGTCATTCACGCCAACAACGCGGTGGAGGACCGGATGGCGGACGACGAGTCGTTCCGGGATACAGTGAGCACAATCGGGCAGAAGCTCGAACGCCACGGCCGCTAAGCGGCGTCGAGGCCCGCTCAGGGCTGAATCTTTCGTCGCCCCCTCCCGTACGGGTTGTAGGTGCATTTATGCATTTGTTTATTTCGATATAGAATCCCTCAACACTTCCTTTTCGCAACGCGCTGACACCCATGAAATTTACCGCCTCCAGCGCCGACCTTCTCGAAGCGCTCAACACTGTCAAGGGCGCCGTTCCGTCGAAGAGCACGATGCCCATTCTAGAGTGCATCCTCTTCGAGCGGGACGGAGACACGTTGCGTCTGAGCGCCACCGACCTCGAAATCTCGATCATCCAGACCGTGCCGGTGCAGTTCGAGAAGAACGGCACGCCGGAGAGCACCCCCATTGCGGTGCCCGCCCAGCGACTGATCGACACCCTCCGGGCGCTGCCGGACATGCCCATTGAGTTCGCGGCGGACAGCGACTTCGAGATTCGGATGGACACCGATCAGGGCCACTACAAGATGGTGGGCCACGATGGATCGGACTATCCGGAGCTACCGGAGCTGGAGGAACAGCACGAGATCAACGTGGAGGGGGGGCTCCTGGGCCGCTCCATCGACAGGACGGCCTTCGCCGTGAGCCAGGATGCCCTGCGTCCCGCCATGATGGGCGTGTACTTTCAGGTCAGCGAGGACGAAACCTCGGTGGTGGCGACCGACGGGCACCGGCTTGTCAAGCTCACCCTGCCGGAGCTCCGAGCCGACACGTCTGCGGACTTCATTGTACCGGAGAAGGCCACCAAGCTGGCCGGACGCATCGTGGAGGACGACGAGATCTGTACCGTCCGGGTAGACGGCAGTCATGTGAGCTTCGAATTCAGCGACTCTCGCGTGCTGGCCCGCCTGATCGACGAGACGTACCCCAACTACCAGTCCGTCATTCCGGACGGGAACGACCGCAATCTGGTCGTCAATCGCGAGGACATGCTCAACGCCGTCAAGCGCGTGGGGCTTTACTCTTCCAGCATGACGAACCAGATTCGGCTGGACATCACGGCCGACACCGTCACAATCTCGGCGGAGGACGTGGAGCGCTCCAGCGAGGCGGAGGAGACCATCCACTGCGACTACGACAACGAGCCGATGGAGATCGGATTCAACTCGGAGTACCTCACGGAGGTGCTCAGCAACGTCGAGTGCGACGAGGTGGTCTTCGAACTTAGCTCTCCAAATCGGGCCGGCATTGTATTGCCCCGCGAGGGTGCCGACGACGAGGACATTCTCATGCTCATCATGCCGGTGATGCTCAACACCTACGCCTAATCTCGCCCGAGGCGAGATTTCATCGCGATTCGTGTTCGCACTGGGGACCAGCCCAGCATGCTGACCCCCAGTGCGGTTTGGTGGACGGAAAGGCGGGAGGCGCTACGACTTGTTGGGGGCCTACGACCTGTCTCCGCTGTATTCCTGCTGAAGAGCTTTCAGGATCTCGTACGCTTTCTGGGTCTGTCGGCCTTCTCGCTGCACAACAGTCTTGAAGTGCGTCCGTGCAGCGTCAACGTTTCCTTGCGCGAGGGCGATCTTTCCGAGATAAAAGTGTGCCTCAAGCGCGAGGAACGAGTTGGGCTCCGCCTCCTCAAGGACCTGCCCAAGGCGTTTCCGGGCCTGATCGAGCCGGTCGGTGTTGTATCGGGGAAACAGCCCCAGTGTGGAAATGCGTGCGTTCTCTAGAATCGAGAGCGCCTCCAGGTACTGCTCGTCGGCCCCCGATGAGGCCTCCGGCGCCGCACCGCGCATCCTCGCATTGGCGTAGTTGTCGACGACTTGATCGCTGACCTCCATGGCGGCGAGCCGGTCGAGGGTCGACTGCGTAGAAACGCTAATTCCGTACAGCCCCCCGTACACCCCCACGAGAACCATGGCGACGGCCACGGCCCGTGGCACAAGCCGTGGAAGCCCCCCCAACACACCCCGCCAGGAGGAGGCAGCAGTCGATGACGATGCCGGCTCCGAACTGACAGTGTCGCGCGCCTGCGCGTCCGCTCCTTCCTCAATCTCCAGTTCGTGCTCCGTGAGCGCCTCGAAGTGCGACACCGGATCGACGGCCGCCTCCGCTTCCTTCAGGCGACGCTCCGCGGCTTCCACTTCTTGCTGGAGCGCCTCATCGTCCGCAATGCGCGCCTCAAGCCGGGCGAAGGCCTCCCGCAACCGGGCCGACCGTTCTCCGTCGTGATCCAGGTGGCGCACCATCACGTAGGTGGCAAGGAGGGCATCGGAGGGAGGGCGTGTGCCCACGCTTGACGAGAGGCCCTCGACCGAACGGACGTCTTCAAGCAGGGGGGCCCACTCCGGATTTCGCTCCACATACGCTTCGATGTCCTGCCGTTTCTCTCGAGAAAGGTGGGGGTACGAAAGGATCTGCTCCTCGACGTCATTCATGAGCGACACACTACACGACTACATGCGAAAAGAAGTCCACCGATGCTCCCAGAAGGCCCTCGGATTCTCGTGGAAACGAAAGAATAATTGGTTCCGATGAGCTGCCGCCCAGCACGGGCTAAGTCTTTCTTCCAGGAGATCGAGTAAAGAATATAGACCTATAGGGATTCAGGGAGACACTTCGAATTTACACACATAACCAGCTAAACTGAAATTTGACATTCTTTCCCTACAAATCGGCCTGATTTACGTACTCACGGAGACGATCGTCGGTACGAAGCTTCTTCATCGCTTTGTGCTTGTACGTTCGAACCGTCGCGACGGGCTTTCCGACGGCTTCACTGATTTCTTCAAACTCCCGGTTTTCCAAAAAGTAGAGGCGGGCTGGTTCTTGCAAATAGTTCGGAAGCCGCTCAATTGCCTCTGTAAGCGCCTCATGCACGAAACC
This portion of the Salinibacter grassmerensis genome encodes:
- the dnaN gene encoding DNA polymerase III subunit beta codes for the protein MKFTASSADLLEALNTVKGAVPSKSTMPILECILFERDGDTLRLSATDLEISIIQTVPVQFEKNGTPESTPIAVPAQRLIDTLRALPDMPIEFAADSDFEIRMDTDQGHYKMVGHDGSDYPELPELEEQHEINVEGGLLGRSIDRTAFAVSQDALRPAMMGVYFQVSEDETSVVATDGHRLVKLTLPELRADTSADFIVPEKATKLAGRIVEDDEICTVRVDGSHVSFEFSDSRVLARLIDETYPNYQSVIPDGNDRNLVVNREDMLNAVKRVGLYSSSMTNQIRLDITADTVTISAEDVERSSEAEETIHCDYDNEPMEIGFNSEYLTEVLSNVECDEVVFELSSPNRAGIVLPREGADDEDILMLIMPVMLNTYA
- a CDS encoding tetratricopeptide repeat protein, producing MNDVEEQILSYPHLSREKRQDIEAYVERNPEWAPLLEDVRSVEGLSSSVGTRPPSDALLATYVMVRHLDHDGERSARLREAFARLEARIADDEALQQEVEAAERRLKEAEAAVDPVSHFEALTEHELEIEEGADAQARDTVSSEPASSSTAASSWRGVLGGLPRLVPRAVAVAMVLVGVYGGLYGISVSTQSTLDRLAAMEVSDQVVDNYANARMRGAAPEASSGADEQYLEALSILENARISTLGLFPRYNTDRLDQARKRLGQVLEEAEPNSFLALEAHFYLGKIALAQGNVDAARTHFKTVVQREGRQTQKAYEILKALQQEYSGDRS